One Bacteroidota bacterium DNA segment encodes these proteins:
- a CDS encoding S9 family peptidase has translation MLSQVTFGQEKGKELTLEDIFNSTKFAQKSLRSITWMQDGKAFLFLQTDTAKKQTDIWKYDVATGQRSLFVDASKLILNDSDKAFKISNYILSPDVKKILFTGVVPARAMKSGGNFYFYDLQAEIFQQLTDTRTEQMNVKFSPDGKKVGFVRDNNIFIIDIGTKVETQLTFDGEKHIMNGRFDWVYEEEWSIIDGWLWSPDSKNIAFWQLDERRVPAYQLTDFNPQHPKIETMRYPKAGDPNSIVKIGVVSVESKTTKWMDIGDDDDIYIPRIYWTAKPGKLAIFRVNRLQNKLDVLEADIKTGSSSIILTDESKTWLDVEQSNYIFLKDGRLLWASEKNGYQHIYITTFDKQTKQITKGSWEVDKILKVDEAKSVVYFTATEKSPLERHLYKIKLDGTGFKRISTEDGTHSINFSPDYSVYIDTYSDAYTLPKIRLHKNDGKLIRIIEENIVTAFDEYKLSRREFFDFRTSDGISLNGWMMKPVDFDPTKKYPVLMYVYGGPGSQTVTNSWDRNNLWYTLLTQKGYIIVSIDGRGTGARGTEFKEMVYKNLGKWETHDQIEGAKYLASLPFVDASRIGIWGWSYGGYMAAMSILLGNEVFKTAVAVASVTDWKFYDTIYTERYMQTPQLNPEGYKRGSTLTYADQLKGNLLLIHGTSDDNVHWQNTITLVNELQKKNKQFQTAFYPGGTHGVAGGIGRLQLYTIITNYILEKL, from the coding sequence TTGCTTTCGCAAGTAACCTTCGGTCAAGAAAAAGGTAAAGAACTCACGCTTGAAGACATATTCAACTCCACTAAATTTGCTCAGAAATCTCTTCGTAGTATCACATGGATGCAAGATGGTAAAGCATTTCTTTTCTTACAGACCGATACAGCAAAAAAACAAACAGACATTTGGAAATATGATGTAGCTACCGGTCAACGATCGCTTTTTGTTGATGCATCTAAATTAATTCTGAATGATTCCGATAAAGCATTCAAAATTTCTAACTACATTTTATCACCCGACGTTAAGAAGATACTATTTACCGGCGTAGTTCCAGCGCGTGCAATGAAATCGGGGGGTAACTTCTACTTTTATGACTTACAAGCCGAAATATTTCAACAGCTTACAGATACACGAACCGAGCAAATGAATGTAAAATTTTCTCCGGATGGAAAGAAGGTTGGCTTCGTTCGCGATAATAATATTTTTATTATCGACATTGGGACGAAAGTCGAAACACAGCTTACATTCGACGGCGAAAAGCATATAATGAACGGCCGCTTCGACTGGGTATATGAGGAAGAGTGGAGTATAATCGACGGCTGGCTGTGGTCGCCTGATAGCAAGAACATCGCCTTTTGGCAGCTTGATGAGAGGAGAGTGCCTGCATACCAACTCACCGACTTCAATCCGCAGCATCCAAAAATCGAAACAATGCGCTACCCAAAAGCCGGCGACCCGAATTCCATTGTGAAAATTGGTGTAGTTTCAGTCGAATCTAAAACTACAAAGTGGATGGACATCGGTGACGATGACGATATTTATATTCCAAGAATTTATTGGACTGCAAAACCGGGTAAACTTGCAATTTTCCGTGTGAACCGGCTGCAAAATAAATTAGATGTATTAGAAGCCGACATTAAGACCGGGTCAAGTTCGATAATCTTAACCGATGAATCAAAAACGTGGTTAGATGTCGAGCAATCGAATTATATATTCCTTAAAGACGGTCGATTATTGTGGGCATCAGAAAAAAATGGTTATCAGCATATTTATATAACCACTTTTGATAAACAAACCAAGCAGATTACAAAAGGAAGCTGGGAAGTAGATAAGATTTTAAAAGTTGATGAAGCCAAAAGTGTGGTCTATTTTACTGCTACGGAAAAATCCCCACTCGAACGCCATCTATACAAAATAAAATTAGATGGAACCGGCTTCAAACGTATCTCCACCGAAGATGGAACCCACAGTATAAATTTCTCGCCTGACTATTCGGTGTACATTGATACTTATTCCGATGCTTACACACTGCCCAAAATTCGTCTTCATAAAAACGATGGAAAGTTAATCAGAATAATCGAGGAGAATATTGTTACTGCTTTCGATGAATACAAATTAAGCAGGAGGGAGTTTTTTGATTTCAGAACTTCCGACGGCATTTCATTAAACGGCTGGATGATGAAACCGGTTGATTTCGACCCAACAAAAAAATATCCAGTTTTAATGTACGTTTATGGTGGACCTGGTTCACAAACAGTTACCAACAGTTGGGATAGAAACAATTTGTGGTACACACTTTTAACTCAAAAGGGTTACATCATTGTTAGTATCGATGGCAGAGGTACAGGCGCTCGTGGTACTGAGTTTAAAGAAATGGTTTATAAAAATTTAGGAAAGTGGGAAACGCACGACCAAATCGAGGGCGCGAAATATTTGGCATCACTTCCATTTGTGGATGCGTCACGCATCGGGATTTGGGGATGGAGTTACGGAGGTTATATGGCGGCAATGAGTATTTTGCTTGGTAACGAAGTTTTCAAAACTGCGGTTGCAGTCGCTTCAGTAACCGATTGGAAATTTTACGATACGATTTACACCGAACGTTATATGCAGACTCCGCAGCTTAATCCCGAAGGATACAAACGGGGTTCAACACTCACGTATGCGGATCAATTAAAAGGAAACCTCTTGTTAATTCACGGCACTTCCGACGATAACGTCCACTGGCAAAACACAATAACTTTGGTCAATGAATTGCAAAAGAAGAATAAACAATTCCAAACTGCATTTTATCCGGGTGGAACTCACGGCGTAGCAGGGGGAATTGGACGGCTTCAATTATACACGATAATTACAAATTATATTTTGGAAAAACTTTAA
- the lysA gene encoding diaminopimelate decarboxylase, whose amino-acid sequence MYEFKYKNNELWCDDISLIEVAEKFGTPLYVYSKRSIIDHCREIEKVFGEVDHLSCYSVKANSNLNILEIIAAEGIGADAGSIGELYVALKAGFPHDKITFSGVGKRDDEIEFALQNDISLFIVESEEELYIINTIAAKLSKLARIQIRINFDISASTHPYISTGEKHNKFGIDQMYAEEIFQKAMELKNIEVLGIHTHIGSQITNPDIFIESAKAVVDLIKVLRNKSIPVQQLNFGGGFGVQYHDFVKHKLLPTDDEQIDSKLTTVKLLESALPVLKESKTKIFIQPGRSIIAHSGVLLTKVLYRKTTSEKTFIIVDAGMNDLIRPSLYKSYHQISPITIKNSEYEIVDVVGPLCESGDYFALNRHLTFVERGDYLSIFCTGAYGYVLSSNYNGRMKPAEVIVDGDKYSLIRNRQSFKDIE is encoded by the coding sequence TTGTACGAATTCAAATATAAAAATAATGAACTATGGTGCGACGATATATCATTGATTGAAGTTGCTGAAAAATTCGGAACGCCTCTTTATGTTTACAGTAAGAGATCTATAATAGATCATTGCCGCGAAATCGAAAAAGTATTCGGTGAAGTTGATCATCTTTCGTGTTATTCAGTAAAAGCAAATTCAAATCTAAATATTTTAGAAATCATAGCGGCGGAGGGAATAGGGGCAGATGCCGGTTCAATTGGTGAGTTGTATGTCGCATTAAAAGCCGGATTTCCACACGATAAAATTACATTTAGCGGAGTCGGCAAGCGTGATGATGAAATAGAATTTGCACTTCAAAACGATATTTCATTATTTATCGTAGAATCAGAAGAAGAACTTTACATCATAAATACTATTGCTGCAAAGTTAAGTAAGCTGGCTCGCATTCAGATACGTATAAATTTTGATATATCAGCATCCACACATCCATATATTTCGACGGGTGAAAAACATAATAAGTTTGGGATTGATCAAATGTATGCGGAAGAAATATTTCAGAAAGCAATGGAATTGAAAAATATAGAAGTTTTAGGAATTCATACGCATATCGGATCACAAATAACAAACCCGGATATTTTCATTGAATCAGCCAAAGCTGTTGTAGATTTAATTAAAGTTTTACGAAACAAAAGTATTCCAGTACAACAACTGAATTTTGGTGGTGGGTTCGGTGTACAATATCACGATTTCGTTAAGCACAAATTGTTACCGACCGACGATGAACAGATAGATTCAAAACTTACTACTGTAAAATTACTTGAATCCGCACTACCCGTGCTTAAGGAATCGAAGACAAAAATATTTATCCAACCCGGTCGGTCAATTATTGCACACTCAGGAGTTCTGCTCACAAAAGTATTATACAGGAAAACAACATCCGAAAAAACATTCATCATAGTTGATGCCGGAATGAACGATTTAATCCGTCCAAGTTTATACAAATCGTATCATCAAATTTCACCTATCACAATTAAAAATTCAGAATATGAAATTGTTGATGTAGTAGGACCTTTATGTGAGAGTGGCGATTATTTTGCATTAAACCGCCATTTGACTTTTGTAGAAAGAGGCGATTATCTCTCAATATTCTGCACAGGCGCTTATGGATACGTTCTTTCATCAAATTATAACGGTAGAATGAAACCTGCAGAAGTAATAGTCGATGGTGATAAATACTCCTTAATTAGGAATCGTCAGTCGTTTAAAGACATTGAATGA
- a CDS encoding glycosyltransferase family 39 protein, whose product MKLTSENSWLLVILLAALILRLLFAFNTPNWQAPDEYPHYFVIKHLAVTGEYPISNPKFPYYEAYQPPLYYFIGAGIYLLVKHLDSPSPDLFQEFDPDTLTTPKNPVLIILRLFSVLLGMLTILIIYKTAFLVFNIETKSALLVLAMVSTLPTFIVNNASVTNDALANLVGAIIIWQIFLPETSKRNILIGVLLGLGILTKANLYPLSLLIVFSVLIQKRNMMETIKSVYPIFLIASALSLWFFIWNYTRYGSIIAISPGVSKILSIDEITLVDLWQTVRNINWSFWAAAGRIYQINLSPVFYLLIFLPVTLVALLGVIKTLLIRTYTTISSNNFNIIFFAGTLMMLSSSYFSLMSVEHSSWGKYVYPSLSFFIILLIYGVYQIVGRTKSLIIFSSLAGIQIIISFYLLYQLIQFS is encoded by the coding sequence ATGAAGCTCACATCTGAAAATAGTTGGTTGCTTGTAATTTTATTGGCAGCACTAATTTTAAGATTGCTCTTTGCTTTTAACACACCGAACTGGCAGGCACCTGATGAGTATCCGCACTACTTTGTGATTAAACATTTAGCTGTAACGGGTGAATACCCAATCAGTAATCCGAAGTTTCCTTATTACGAAGCATATCAACCACCCTTATATTATTTTATAGGGGCTGGTATTTATTTACTCGTTAAGCATTTGGATTCTCCATCACCTGATTTGTTTCAGGAATTCGATCCCGACACACTTACCACTCCCAAGAATCCAGTACTGATTATCCTGCGATTATTTTCTGTTCTACTTGGGATGCTTACAATACTCATCATTTATAAAACAGCTTTTCTGGTTTTCAATATTGAAACAAAATCTGCTTTACTTGTATTAGCTATGGTTAGTACCCTGCCAACATTTATAGTAAATAATGCTTCGGTTACAAACGATGCGTTGGCAAATTTAGTTGGTGCTATCATTATTTGGCAAATCTTTTTACCTGAAACATCTAAAAGAAATATTTTAATTGGCGTCTTACTTGGGTTAGGGATACTAACAAAAGCAAACCTGTATCCTCTTTCATTACTAATTGTATTTTCGGTTTTGATTCAAAAACGAAATATGATGGAAACTATTAAAAGTGTTTACCCGATTTTCTTGATTGCATCAGCACTCTCATTATGGTTTTTCATTTGGAATTATACAAGATATGGAAGTATCATTGCGATATCTCCGGGTGTCTCTAAAATTTTATCAATCGATGAAATAACGCTTGTCGATTTATGGCAAACAGTTAGAAATATTAATTGGAGTTTTTGGGCGGCGGCAGGACGTATTTATCAAATCAATCTATCGCCTGTATTCTACTTATTAATATTTTTACCCGTTACGTTGGTTGCTTTATTAGGTGTGATAAAAACTTTACTGATTCGTACATACACGACTATCTCTTCAAATAATTTTAACATTATCTTTTTTGCAGGGACATTAATGATGTTATCCTCTTCGTATTTTTCCTTAATGTCAGTCGAGCACAGCAGTTGGGGAAAATATGTCTATCCCTCATTATCTTTCTTTATAATTTTGCTAATTTATGGCGTGTATCAAATCGTGGGTAGAACAAAATCACTAATAATATTCAGCTCGCTTGCAGGAATTCAAATTATTATATCGTTCTATCTACTGTATCAGTTGATTCAATTCAGTTGA
- a CDS encoding family 10 glycosylhydrolase yields the protein MNIYFYLKILLGLTFFIVNLPAQPAGSTRMPKQEFRAVWLTTVAGLDWPKTNDIEEQKRSLLEIIQIIKAANYNTIFFQVRGRGDAMYKSNYEPWSDRLTGTFGRDPGWDPLEFVLKNAHSLGMEVHAWFNTFRVRNGEKVSNGGKRHIADIQPSWVRKLDGEMWLDPGIPEVRNYLINVAMDLVRNYSIDGIHFDFIRYPGSNYPDEDTYRKFGRGEDKDSWRRENVNKFVRAFYDSAMQIKPMLKVGSAPIGVYKNLPNAKGWQSYSAIYQDSRKWLQEKKHDYIAPQVYWSLGTEPRDPDFAALTKDWCENKLDRHIYIGIGAYKEKVFDQLPLLVDVSRLYGADGNSLFRYEFIKDISTISGRYSYPALIPPMSWKDNIPPNPPSDLIIDEISGGVFRLRWKPPAPAKDLDRAKYYVIYRSTRHPVNINEPSNIIVITTTNDTVFIDRIPKPKSSNYYYIVTAVDKGNNESQPATELKVEIPIVATLSKKLAPKFPLSSYQNNLESIFVTYEVAEEGRVKLKILDTYKKDLQIIVDENKRPGRYVVEVNSKFNESLITLQLTLGTKIYSKNLLLQQ from the coding sequence ATGAATATCTATTTTTACTTGAAAATATTATTAGGTTTAACCTTTTTTATCGTTAATCTGCCCGCACAACCGGCGGGTTCTACCCGGATGCCCAAACAGGAGTTCCGTGCAGTATGGTTAACAACAGTTGCAGGATTAGATTGGCCCAAAACAAATGACATTGAAGAACAAAAGCGTTCGCTCCTCGAAATAATTCAAATTATTAAAGCTGCTAATTACAACACTATATTTTTTCAAGTTCGGGGCAGAGGTGATGCGATGTATAAATCGAACTACGAACCTTGGTCAGACCGGCTCACAGGAACCTTTGGCAGAGATCCCGGTTGGGATCCTTTGGAATTTGTTCTTAAAAATGCCCATTCGCTTGGGATGGAAGTACATGCCTGGTTTAATACATTCAGAGTGCGGAATGGTGAAAAAGTTTCGAATGGGGGAAAAAGACACATCGCCGACATTCAACCAAGCTGGGTGAGAAAATTAGATGGTGAAATGTGGCTTGACCCGGGAATTCCAGAAGTCAGAAATTATTTAATTAACGTTGCAATGGATTTGGTGAGGAATTATAGTATCGACGGTATCCATTTCGATTTTATACGTTATCCGGGGAGCAATTATCCTGACGAAGATACTTATCGTAAATTTGGCCGGGGTGAAGATAAAGATAGCTGGCGTCGTGAAAATGTAAATAAATTTGTACGTGCTTTTTATGATTCGGCAATGCAAATAAAACCTATGTTAAAGGTTGGTTCAGCGCCTATCGGTGTTTACAAAAATTTACCTAACGCAAAGGGTTGGCAATCGTATTCAGCAATTTATCAGGACTCGCGTAAATGGCTGCAAGAGAAAAAACACGATTATATAGCGCCACAGGTTTATTGGTCATTGGGAACAGAACCGCGAGATCCTGACTTTGCGGCATTAACAAAAGATTGGTGCGAAAACAAACTCGATAGACATATTTATATCGGAATTGGTGCATACAAAGAAAAAGTTTTCGATCAACTTCCGTTATTAGTAGATGTTTCACGTCTTTATGGTGCTGATGGAAATTCATTATTCCGGTATGAATTTATCAAAGACATAAGTACAATCAGTGGGCGATACAGTTATCCGGCGTTGATTCCACCAATGTCATGGAAAGATAACATCCCACCAAACCCACCGTCGGATTTGATAATAGATGAAATATCGGGCGGAGTTTTTCGCTTGCGATGGAAACCACCAGCACCTGCAAAAGATTTAGACCGTGCAAAATACTACGTAATATACCGTTCAACACGGCATCCGGTAAATATTAACGAACCATCAAATATCATAGTTATTACCACAACGAATGATACAGTATTCATTGATCGGATACCAAAACCTAAATCATCTAATTACTATTACATTGTAACCGCAGTAGATAAAGGTAACAACGAAAGCCAACCTGCGACTGAATTAAAAGTCGAAATTCCCATTGTAGCTACACTTTCCAAAAAACTTGCTCCCAAATTTCCCCTTTCGTCTTACCAAAACAATTTGGAATCGATTTTTGTAACGTACGAAGTAGCAGAAGAAGGTAGAGTCAAATTAAAAATACTCGATACTTATAAAAAAGATTTGCAAATAATTGTTGATGAAAATAAAAGACCAGGACGTTATGTAGTCGAGGTAAACTCGAAATTCAATGAGTCGCTAATTACTCTTCAACTTACATTAGGGACAAAAATCTACAGCAAAAATTTACTTCTTCAACAATAA
- the lysC gene encoding lysine-sensitive aspartokinase 3, translated as MIVMKFGGTSVEDGAAIRRLIEIVKRELPKQIIVVVSACSGVTNELIRCAHTVKNGSESDAMDILDTLHKRHTQIIGELIKGNRLATLTKQIDEYFSEIKNIVRGVNLLGELTPRTLDLLTSYGERLSSLIIHSALEESGISSNLFDARKVMITDSSFGSAKPLFDKIEERIKIYLIPVLKKNHVVITQGFIGATEEGITTTIGRGGSDYSASIFGSILSAETIQIWTDVDGMMSADPRIVSESKLITTLSFNEASELAYFGAKVLHPNTILPAVQKNIPVKILNSRRPEIQGTLILQSTESENKSVVKSIASKKGIIVINVASSRMFLAHGFLAKLFSIFADHQKSVDVVSTSEVSVSLTIDNDKDLDQIRKDLEDIGEIRIERKKGIVCIVGEGMKKTPGIAAKAFNALAKADINIEMISEGASEINLTLVVDEEDVDKVVRVLHNEYFS; from the coding sequence ATGATAGTTATGAAATTTGGCGGTACTTCTGTTGAAGATGGCGCAGCAATTCGCCGCTTGATCGAAATAGTAAAACGAGAGCTTCCGAAACAAATCATAGTCGTTGTTTCGGCTTGTTCGGGTGTTACGAATGAATTGATTCGATGCGCCCACACAGTTAAAAATGGCTCAGAATCAGATGCGATGGATATTCTGGATACATTGCACAAACGGCACACTCAAATAATCGGGGAATTAATAAAAGGAAATCGACTCGCCACTCTGACAAAACAGATAGATGAATATTTCAGTGAAATAAAAAACATAGTAAGGGGTGTAAACCTCCTCGGCGAATTGACTCCACGAACTCTCGACCTTCTCACGAGCTACGGTGAACGTCTTTCGTCATTGATTATCCACTCGGCTTTAGAAGAATCTGGAATATCTTCTAACTTATTCGACGCACGAAAGGTAATGATCACCGACTCATCTTTCGGTTCAGCAAAACCTTTGTTTGATAAGATAGAAGAACGGATTAAAATATATCTCATTCCGGTTTTAAAAAAAAATCATGTTGTTATTACACAAGGTTTCATAGGTGCAACGGAGGAGGGAATTACGACAACAATCGGGCGTGGTGGTTCAGATTACAGCGCCTCAATATTCGGGTCAATCTTATCGGCAGAAACCATACAAATTTGGACTGACGTTGACGGAATGATGAGCGCCGACCCGCGCATAGTTTCGGAATCGAAATTAATCACCACTTTAAGTTTTAATGAAGCTTCAGAGCTTGCTTATTTTGGCGCTAAGGTACTCCATCCAAACACAATTTTACCGGCTGTCCAAAAAAATATTCCAGTGAAAATTCTGAACTCCCGTCGGCCAGAGATACAAGGGACGTTAATTCTACAGTCAACCGAATCTGAAAATAAATCCGTTGTTAAATCCATCGCATCAAAGAAGGGAATTATAGTTATCAATGTAGCCTCTTCGAGGATGTTTCTGGCGCACGGTTTTCTCGCAAAGTTGTTTTCTATTTTCGCCGACCATCAAAAAAGCGTAGATGTGGTATCAACCTCCGAGGTGAGTGTCTCTTTAACCATCGATAATGATAAAGACCTTGACCAAATCAGAAAAGACTTGGAGGATATCGGTGAAATAAGAATCGAGAGAAAAAAGGGAATTGTTTGTATTGTCGGTGAAGGGATGAAGAAAACACCCGGAATCGCTGCAAAAGCTTTTAATGCTCTCGCAAAAGCAGATATAAATATCGAAATGATTTCGGAAGGTGCCTCCGAAATTAATCTAACTCTCGTCGTTGATGAAGAAGATGTAGATAAGGTGGTTCGCGTTTTACATAATGAATATTTTAGTTAA
- a CDS encoding GIY-YIG nuclease family protein, with protein MAFYVYILQSEKDGTLYTGQTLNLRERLHLHNSGRIKA; from the coding sequence ATGGCATTTTACGTTTACATACTACAGAGTGAAAAAGACGGGACGTTATATACGGGTCAAACTTTGAATCTGAGAGAAAGATTGCACCTCCATAATTCCGGTAGAATAAAAGCTTGA